A portion of the Toxoplasma gondii ME49 chromosome VIIb, whole genome shotgun sequence genome contains these proteins:
- a CDS encoding hypothetical protein (encoded by transcript TGME49_259700~Predicted trans-membrane domain (TMHMM2.0):52-75:86-109:123-146), which translates to MSFILEEGSSPDPLPCLEQDNWIGERDELPGKALPYEHAHVAKKETQRLRTHVTFLWIFNAVLQSSTIAIAVCASTLTYRGRNSTSWPLALTLVNYLILALAIGAGAWGLRKKNARLLKQSSSIMIALCAICVFEWCYELLFILVFSRRAGKWQKGGQYTAEQIWEFNAWIIADVAADVLSIGVCFISSHHTWELAKVFEMEEQTEVRKKRNSWCGYGTFHRDVNK; encoded by the exons ATGTCGTTCATTCTTGAGGAAGGATCCAGTCCAGATCCACTCCCATGTTTGGAACAGGATAACTGGATAGGCGAGCGCGATGAACTCCCAGGGAAGGCGCTCCCGTACGAACATGCGCATGtcgcaaagaaggaaacacagcGCCTGCGAACGCATGTCACTTTCCTGTGGATCTTCAATGCGGTGCTCCAGTCATCGACAATCGCCATTGCTGTGTGCGCCTCAACTCTGACCTACCGGGGGCGAAACTCTACGAGCTGGCCGCTTGCCCTCACGCTAGTCAACTACCTGATTCTCGCCCTCGCCATCGGAGCAGGGGCCTGGGGCCTGCGCAAAAAGAATGCCCGATTGCTCAAGCAGTCTTCGTCCATAATGATCGCTCTTTGTGCCATCTGCGTGTTCGAGTGGTGCTACGAACTCCTCTTCATTCTGGTCTTCTCGAGACGCGCGGGAAAGTGGCAAAAGGGTGGCCAGTATACGGCCGAACAAATCTGGGAATTCAACGCGTGGATAATCGCGGACGTGGCAGCCGACGTGCTCTCTATAGGAGTCTGCTTCATCTCCA GCCACCACACCTGGGAACTCGCGAAGGTGTTTGAAATGGAAGAGCAGACGGAGgtgcgaaagaagagaaactccTGGTGTGGTTATGGCACCTTCCACCGAGACGTTAACAAGTAG
- a CDS encoding orotidine-5-phosphate decarboxylase/orotate phosphoribosyltransferase (encoded by transcript TGME49_259690) codes for MPADALREKPVVQAAVNTSEGCKNFFKTLDARIEAVDSLLTVGLDPHIADLPSPATAERAFVFCERIIRETLPFTCCYKPNSAFFEAFGPPGLQALERVCALIPDDVPILLDAKRGDIGSTAQAYASSAFDAFKADGVTVNAYMGREAVRPFLSYRNKGVFVLVKTSNQSSNEFQTLPVRVESSSDTQDVPLYVQMARVCNELAQECVSEEDSPSTTGHGLRHNASGGGVGLVVGATDIEALREVRKACPDLYILAPGVGAQGADLERALSAGLCKDGKGMLIPVSRGISRAENLAAQANAYREQINEVRRGIVQQYEES; via the exons ATGCCGGCAGACGCGCTGCGTGAGAAGCCGGTTGTCCAGGCTGCTGTGAATACCTCGGAAGGGTGCAAGAACTTCTTCAAGACATTGGATGCAAGGATCGAAGCGGTAGATTCCTTGCTCACAGTCGGCCTTGATCCGCACATCGCGGACCTCCCGTCGCCAGCCACAGCTGAGCGTGCCTTTGTATTTTGTGAACGCATCATCAGGGAAACTCTTCCTTTTACGTGTTGTTACAAACCGAACAGCGCGTTTTTTGAGGCATTTGGTCCCCCGGGTTTGCAG GCACTCGAGAGAGTCTGCGCGCTGATTCCCGACGATGTTCCTATTCTTCTAGACGCCAAAAGAGGGGACATAGGATCGACGGCGCAAGCCTACGCATCTTCGGCTTTTGACGCGTTCAAG GCGGACGGTGTCACCGTCAACGCCTACATGGGCAGAGAAGCAGTTCGACCGTTTCTGTCGTATCGAAACAAAGGCGTATTTGTACTTGTGAAGACGTCGAATCAATCGTCCAACGAGTTTCAGACCCTGCCAGTGAGGGTGGAGTCAAGCTCCGACACTCAGGATGTCCCGCTGTATGTACAGATGGCCAGAGTTTGCAACGAACTTGCCCAAG AATGCGTTTCTGAGGAAGACTCTCCATCCACGACTGGACATGGCCTCCGTCATAATGCGTCGGGCGGTGGTGTCGGACTCGTAGTAGGAGCAACAGATATAGAAGCTCTTCGCGAGGTGCGAAAGGCATGCCCGGACCTTTATATTCTTGCTCCCGGAGTCGGTGCCCAAGGAGCGGACCTCGAGAGGGCCTTGAGTGCCG GTCTCTGCAAGGACGGCAAAGGGATGCTTATTCCCGTCTCTCGTGGCATATCACGAGCGGAG AATTTAGCTGCCCAAGCTAACGCATACAGAGAACAGATCAATGAAGTCAGAAGAGGCATTGTCCAGCAGTACGAGGAAAGCTGA
- a CDS encoding hypothetical protein (encoded by transcript TGME49_259680), whose translation MYSAVSGIRKTSHAHLPRQFFLVFNDDIIQNRAVCAITIQRRMFVFSASDDDARALTCSKRFGYVPLASSHFCREFRSQWHICTMSPRPNLANKTEHLVCLWRGSSLKTGIYNLRWRAHTRGLARIAAYLCKTGGIRFQKAESCHQRKKPSCALLFAFDL comes from the coding sequence ATGTACAGCGCCGTCAGTGGTATCAGGAAAACGAGTCACGCACACCTCCCTCGTCAGTTCTTCCTTGTTTTTAATGATGACATCATCCAGAACAGGGCGGTGTGTGCCATTACCATTCAGCGCCGCATGTTTGTGTTCTCTGCGAGTGACGACGATGCACGAGCTCTGACGTGCAGTAAGCGTTTCGGGTACGTGCCATTGGCGAGCAGTCATTTCTGCCGCGAATTCCGAAGCCAATGGCATATCTGCACGATGTCCCCCCGTCCGAATCTCGCAAACAAAACAGAACATCTCGTATGTTTATGGCGAGGCAGCTCCCTGAAAACTGGAATATACAATCTTCGATGGCGGGCTCACACACGAGGATTGGCTCGTATTGCTGCGTACCTGTGCAAGACTGGAGGGATCCGTTTCCAAAAAGCAGAGAGCTGTCaccagaggaagaagcccaGCTGCGCACTGTTGTTTGCCTTCGACTTGTAG
- a CDS encoding von Willebrand factor type A domain-containing protein (encoded by transcript TGME49_259670), with the protein MKRAAHEVTGLGQACKLKNVDAVVVLDSSMSVGAEHWQELLKLTKQFGDTLDSSAGHSRLGLVSYSDSVTVLRKLQKIPSGTAQFEKELGAASFMNGNTFTPKALDSAYELFKETIHEDSEGAEDQEKRRLLLLATDGCADIYGKEYGSLEHHYRAAVGNLDKVPHLHTLVLGIGKQVCVEELRYIAGCDPRSLDAPCPSLLLTSWDSLQKDLRRLDKDVCEEITMEEKEDQEMPPVVPETPEISTTTCHKGRVDAVAVLDGSGSISRADWKKTRDIAKLFSGALNIAEDQSHVSVVRFSTTARADWSLVQPVSWTEKQLTNRISRLPQPYGGTNTPAALEEAYKIFVTSMNNRDEHDSEHVHRVLLLATDGCVNQWDRFKFRTPEAHLHDVLERMSSLKNLHIKVLGIGKSICHSEIRLIAGCDPKGTESCRNAKYTDFNSVLDELPEYLEEICEEVEHGVLPPVSSPEDVTIPSEEPEGGPPAEEEEGGLQPPTEGAGEEEGFPPTEGLPGEQPPVPEEPGEETPGAGPLPEEHPPTEAHPPTEEEGGQFEPSTEGECEREEDTPETQPPTTEEPGEEAPGAGPLPEEHPPIEELPPTEEEGGELEPPTEGAGEEEGFPPTEGLPGEQPPVPEEPGEEAPGAGPLPEEHPPIEELPPTEEEGGELEPPTEGAGEEEGFPPTEGLPGEQPPMPEEPGEEAPGAGPLPEEHPPIEELPPTEEEGGELEPPTEGAGEEEGFPPTEGLPGEQPPVPEEPGEEAPGAGPLPEEHPPIEELPPTEEGGGELEPPTEGAGEEEGFPPTEGLPGEQPPVPEEPGEEAPGAGPLPEEHPPIEELPPTEEEGGELEPPTEGAGEEEGFPPTEGLPGEQPPVPEEPGEEAPGAGPLPEEHPPIEELPPTEEEGGELEPPTEGAGEEEGFPPTEGLPGEQPPMPEEPGEEAPGAGPLPEEQPPPSEEGGFMPPSAGGAQETTPLPPAEESTPSETEPFPEIPEELPEAAEKEEEGGAPIAAIAGGIIGGVLLLGAAGAGAYALLGGGGAAAAAGSADAGEAVTQGEGAEEAEDREVGIDIDEDMFAVDEM; encoded by the exons ATGAAACGTGCAGCGCATGAGGTGACGGGACTTGGACAAGCATGCAAATTGAAGAACGTCGATGCTGTTGTTGTTCTTGATAGCTCGATGAGTGTTGGTGCGGAGCACTGGCAGGAACTGTTGAAGCTGACAAAGCAATTTGGTGACACGCTGGACTCCAGTGCCGGCCACAGTCGATTGGGTCTAGTGAGCTACAGCGATTCTGTCACCGTCCTCAGAAAACTACAAAAAATACCTTCTGGTACGGCTCAGTTCGAGAAGGAGCTAGGAGCAGCGTCGTTCATGAATGGCAACACATTCACTCCAAAAGCCCTCGACTCTGCATACGAACTCTTCAAAGAGACTATACATGAAGACTCAGAAGGTGCCGAGGACCAAGAAAAAAGGCGTCTCTTGTTACTGGCGACGGATGGCTGTGCCGATATTTATGGCAAGGAATACGGGAGCTTGGAACACCACTATCGTGCCGCTGTTGGAAACCTAGATAAAGTTCCTCATTTGCACACACTGGTACTAGGTATAGGAAAGCAAGTATGTGTCGAAGAGCTTCGCTACATCGCCGGCTGTGACCCACGAAGCCTGGATGCTCCCTgcccgtctctccttctgacATCATGGGATTCTCTGCAAAAGGATCTGAGACGTCTCGACAAAGACGTGTGCGAAGAAATAACgatggaagagaaagaagaccaGGAAATGCCACCAGTAGTGCCGGAAACACCTGAGATCTCTACCACAACTTGCCACAAAGGTAGAGTGGATGCAGTAGCGGTTCTTGATGGATCGGGAAGTATCAGCAGGGCGGACTGGAAGAAGACCCGGGATATCGCGAAATTATTTTCTGGCGCCTTAAACATTGCTGAGGATCAGAGTCACGTGAGTGTGGTGCGTTTTTCCACGACTGCAAGAGCAGACTGGTCTCTGGTACAGCCGGTCTCATggacagaaaaacaactAACTAATCGCATTTCGCGGTTGCCTCAACCGTACGGAGGTACGAATACACCAGCAGCTCTAGAAGAAGCGTACAAAATATTTGTCACGTCCATGAACAACCGAGATGAACACGACTCAGAACACGTTCATCGTGTTTTGCTCCTTGCCACCGATGGCTGCGTAAATCAGTGGGACCGGTTTAAGTTTCGGACGCCAGAGGCGCACTTGCATGATGTCTTGGAACGGATGTCCAGTCTTAAAAACTTGCACATCAAAGTCCTCGGAATTGGCAAAAGCATATGTCACTCAGAGATACGGCTCATTGCGGGCTGCGACCCTAAAGGGACGGAGTCTTGTCGAAACGCGAAGTATACGGACTTCAATTCCGTGTTGGACGAACTTCCAGAATACCTGGAAGAAATATGTGAGGAGGTAGAGCATGGAGTCTTGCCCCCTGTAAGTAGCCCCGAAGATGTGACGATTCCATCAGAAGAGCCGGAAGGTGGTCCTCcagctgaagaggaagagggtgGCCTCCAACCACCCACGGAAGGAGCgggtgaagaggaagggtTTCCTCCAACGGAGGGGCTACCAGGCGAGCAGCCTCCCGTGCCCGAGGAgccaggcgaggagacacccggTGCTGGTCCACTGCCAGAGGAGCATCCGCCAACAGAGGCGCATCCGCCaactgaagaggaagggggTCAGTTCGAGCCTTCCACAGAAGGAGAATGTGaacgggaagaagacactCCGGAAACGCAGCCACCGACCACCGAGGAGCCAGGCGAGGAGGCACCCGGTGCTGGTCCACTGCCAGAGGAGCATCCGCCAATTGAGGAGCTTCCTCCcactgaagaggaaggcggcgagcTCGAACCACCCACGGAAGGAGCgggtgaagaggaagggtTTCCGCCAACGGAGGGGCTACCAGGCGAGCAGCCTCCCGTGCCCGAGGAGCCAGGCGAGGAGGCACCCGGTGCTGGTCCACTGCCAGAGGAGCATCCGCCAATTGAGGAGCTTCCTCCcactgaagaggaaggcggcgagcTCGAACCACCCACGGAAGGAGCgggtgaagaggaagggtTTCCGCCAACGGAGGGGCTACCAGGCGAGCAGCCTCCCATGCCCGAGGAGCCAGGCGAGGAGGCACCCGGTGCTGGTCCACTGCCAGAGGAGCATCCGCCAATTGAGGAGCTTCCTCCcactgaagaggaaggcggcgagcTCGAACCACCCACGGAAGGAGCgggtgaagaggaagggtTTCCGCCAACAGAGGGGCTACCAGGCGAGCAGCCTCCCGTGCCCGAGGAGCCAGGCGAGGAGGCACCCGGTGCTGGTCCACTGCCAGAGGAGCATCCGCCAATTGAGGAGCTTCCTCCCACTGAAGAGGGAGGCGGCGAGCTCGAACCACCCACGGAAGGAGCgggtgaagaggaagggtTTCCGCCAACAGAGGGGCTACCAGGCGAGCAGCCTCCCGTACCCGAGGAGCCAGGCGAGGAGGCACCCGGTGCTGGTCCACTGCCAGAGGAGCATCCGCCAATTGAGGAGCTTCCTCCcactgaagaggaaggcggcgagcTCGAACCACCCACGGAAGGAGCgggtgaagaggaagggtTTCCGCCAACGGAGGGGCTACCAGGCGAGCAGCCTCCCGTGCCCGAGGAGCCAGGCGAGGAGGCACCCGGTGCTGGTCCACTGCCAGAGGAGCATCCGCCAATTGAGGAGCTTCCTCCcactgaagaggaaggcggcgagcTCGAACCACCCACGGAAGGAGCgggtgaagaggaagggtTTCCGCCAACAGAGGGGCTACCAGGCGAGCAGCCTCCCATGCCCGAGGAGCCAGGCGAGGAGGCACCCGGTGCTGGTCCACTGCCAGAGGAGCAGCCTCCGCCGTCTGAAGAGGGAGGGTTCATGCCGCCGTCGGCTGGCGGAGCGCAGGAAACGACACCCTTGCctcctgcagaagaaagcacTCCTTCAGAGACTGAACCGTTTCCGGAGATCCCGGAGGAGCTGCCGGAAGCTgctgagaaggaagaggaaggtggCGCGCCCATCGCTGCAATCGCCGGAG GTATTATTGGAGGCGTGCTGCTGCTTGGAGCCGCTGGCGCAGGAGCGTATGCGTTGCTCGGAGGAGG CggagcggcggcggcggcaggGTCTGCTGATGCCGGCGAGGCAGTCACTCAAGGCGaaggagctgaagaagctgaggacCGAGAAGTTGGCATCGATATAGACGAAGATATGTTCGCTGTCGACGAGATGTAA
- a CDS encoding orotate phosphoribosyltransferase (encoded by transcript TGME49_259660), with the protein MSSGNLSVSRSRTLRKVLAGPPGETDEYQGRQLDELQKALLRLAYNHGALKFGEFKLKSGRTSPFFFNAGMFGNGQAMELISKAYATEIVRSGVEYDVLFGPAYKGIPIVACTAMSLNRVYSQPAPFIYDRKEAKDHGEKGVLVGALNQLEPKQIPGTTDKYRPARVLLLDDVLTSGTAIRGNMKLLQELQHTVEVAGIFVLLDRQERVSEDADLSAAEQLEETYKTKVFSVLNIMDLLLFLEELISSGDHLEPRETLQKARNDILEYRRKYGVTDELPTDVM; encoded by the exons ATGTCGAGCGGAAACTTGTCAGTTTCCAGATCCCGCACGTTGAGAAAAGTCCTGGCCGGCCCGcctggagaaacagacgaatATCAGGGGCGTCAGTTGGACGAGCTGCAAAAGgcgctgcttcgtcttgCGTACAACCATGGCGCGCTCAAGTTCGGCGAATTCAAACTAAAAAGTGGCCGTACTAgccccttcttcttcaacgCCGGCATGTTCGGCAACGGACAGGCCATGGAACTGATTTCTAAAGCATACGCCACGGAAATCGTTCGCAGTGGCGTAGAGTACGACGTCCTTTTTGGACCCGCATACAAG GGAATTCCTATCGTGGCTTGCACAGCGATGTCCTTGAACCGGGTGTACTCACAGCCAGCACCCTTCATCTACGACAGGAAAGAGGCTAAAGACCATGGCGAGAAAGGCGTTCTCGTCGGAGCACTGAACCAGCTGGAACCGAAACAGATTCCAGGAACCACTGACAAGTACAGGCCCGCGCGGGTCTTACTCCTGGACGATGTCTTGACTTCTGGCACTGCTATTCGCGGGAATATGAAGCTTCTGCAGGAGCTTCAGCATACTGTCGAGGTTGCCGGCATTTTTGTTTTACTCGATCGACAGGAACGCGTTTCCGAAG ACGCGGATTTGTCTGCTGCTGAACAACTGGAAGAGACATACAAAACGAAGGTATTTTCCGTTCTGAACATCATGGATTTGCTGCTATTTCTGGAGGAGTTGATCAGCTCAGGGGATCATCTAGAGCCGCGGGAGACACTCCAGAAGGCTCGTAATGATATACTGGAGTACCGTCGTAAATATGGAGTTACAGATGAGCTTCCCACAGACGTCATGTAA